From the Leptolyngbya sp. CCY15150 genome, the window AGCGCCAGGATAGGCTCAAACGTTGGTATGCTGCAGAAGCTCAACCTCACGACCATGACCCGGCCACAAGCGCAAACTCTATTTTTCCTGAGCATCCCACCCTCAATCCAGTTTTTCGCTTCATTGAAGCCCATTACAATCAACCCATCCGGCTGACCGATGTTGCCCAAGCCGTCGGCTATTCTCCAGCCTATCTCACCAATCTGGTGCAAACTCAGACCGGGCGAACCGTCAAACGATGGATCATTGAGCGACGCATGACCCAAGCGCGCTATCTGCTAGCCACCACCAACCAAACCGTAAACTCTATTGCAGAACAGGTTGGCTATGCCGATGCTAGCTATTTTGTGCGCCAGTTCCGTCAAGTCCACCACACATCTCCCCAAACTTGGCGAAAAACCGATCAGGCTCAAGCAGCGGTTTCTTAGCTAGGTGACTCAACCTATAGGTTGAGTCACATCATAGGCGATCTACCTCAGAGATCAGTTTCGCTGATCTCTTTTCTCCGTGGCTCATCCCTCTTTTGTCACTTTGGCAGATCTAACGAGAACATCAGATTTTGACCTCTTTTTTCCGAGAGTGTTCAAAGAGGGATGAGATGAAGACTTGAAACAGCCAGTCTCTTTCTAGAGATTTGCCTAGGTTTCTGTATCATTGAATTCATTTTCTAGCCTTTATGTCTATTTGTGAGCATATAGTGACGTATAGACTGTGAAATCAGGGATCCGTCGCATCATAGCTACCGTTACCGAAAGAAAGTCCTATGTTTGCGAAAGAAGTTTCAATGCTCTCTCCTATCAGGCTTGATAAGTTAACCCCATGAGTTTTAAGCTGCACTGCAGCACAGGAATGCGAGTCCAATCCACGCATTGAGTCAGGTGAGTTTTGCTATGACAGTTTCCACAAGAGCGTCTGAGTCCATCGACGCCCGGTGCTATTGCGGTGGTAATCATTTGCCACAGGATCACTGGGAGTTTTTGGAAAGTATGCCAAATAATCCAGCCGACTGGGTAAGCGATCTGGTGAAGATGGGGGTCTATACGTCTGACTCCCTTGATCTAGCCAAAACTCTTACCCAGGTTGATATGCGAGAAGCGCTATTGCTGAAAAATATCAGCGGAGGCAATCCGGCACGGGAACAGTTTTGTCGTGATTTGATTAAAGAGGCTGGTGGCCTGGATCAAGCCATGGCGGCGGCTTTTGGCGTTAATGCCGTTGAGTTTTTTGGCAATACCATCCGCAATGGTGATTTTAGCCGTCGTGAATTCCTAAAGCGGGTAGCTGTTGCTGGGGCATTGGTTGCTATGGCAAGCTGCTCTCAAGATGCTAGCCAATCTGGAGGAGCAGATCCTGCAGCCGAAGCTGAGGCTCCCAGCAATCTCGAAAAGACGGACTTACAGATTGGATTTATTCCCATCACTTGCGCGACGCCCATTGTGATGTCTGAGCCGCTTGGCTTTTATGAAAAGTATGGGCTTAACGTATCGGTGGTGAAGATGCCGAACTGGGCTGCTGTTCGTGACTCAGCTATCGCTGGCGAGCTAGATGCCTATCACATGTTATCTCCCATGCCCATTGCTATGACCCTCGGTCTTGGGTCAGCAACATTTCCGGTGAAGCTAGCCAGCATTGAAAACATTAATGGTCAGGCTATTACTGTAGCGATCAAACATCGAGATACGGTGAGGGGCCCAGCAGACTTCAAGGGCTTCCGCATTGGGGTACCATTCCCGTTCTCTATGCATAACCTCTTGCTCCGCTACTATCTAGCGACCGGTGGACTGAATCCTGATACAGATGTACAGATCTTCCCCGTGCCGCCGCCCGATAGCGTTGCTAAAATGACGGCTGATGAGCTAGATGCGATGCTTATGCCCGATCCCTTTAATCAACGGGCTGTATTTGAGGGCGTCGGATATATTCACATGCTCACAAAGGATCTGTGGGACGGTCATCCCTGCTGTGCTTTTGCGGCCAGCCAACCCTGGATTGACGAAAATCCGAATACCTTCCGGGCTGTTAATAAGGCGATCATTGATGCTGCTGGCTATGCCGACGATCCAGCTAATCGTAAAGATATCGCAGCAGCTCTGATCGATCGCCAATATCTAAACCAGCCGCTGCCTGTTGTTGAGGCCGTGCTCACGGGAGAATTTGAGGATGGGCTGGGGAATACTCTCAATGTTCCTGACCGCATTGGCTTTGATCCCTATCCTTGGAAGAGCTTTGCCAAATGGATTTCGTCTCAGATGGTGCGTTGGGATCTGATGTCGGCTGATGGCATTGACTATGACCAAATTGCTCAAGATATCTTCTTAACTGACCTGGCAGCAGAGTTGCAAACAGAGTTAGGACAGACACCTCCCAGTGAAGCGGAACGTTCTGAATCCCTGATGTTTGATTCCTTTGACCCCAGTGATCCAGCATCTTATGTGGCGACCCAGATTGAAGAGTTTGGCCAATAGGAGGCACCATGAACAATCCTGCATTACCAGCCGTGCGATCCAAAAAAGCGATCGCCCTTAGTATCAATCAACAGGCCTTTCTATTATTCCTACTCATCCTAGGTGTTCTCCTACTCTTTTGGGAAGTAGGCGCAAAGATGGGCTTGTTCTCCCAACTGATGCCATCTGCTAGCGAGACAATTAAGGAAACCTGGTGGTGGCTCTCTAAGCCATTTTTTGACTACGGGCCCAACGATAAAGGTATTGGCTGGCTCCTGCTCACCAGCCTGCGCCGTGTCTTGGTCGGGTTTGCTATTGGGTCAGCGATCGCTATCCCTCTGGGCATCCTCATTGGTTTATCTGAGGTTTTTGCTCGGGCCGTGGATCCCTTTGTTCAAATTCTGAAACCTGTATCTCCCCTAGCTTGGCTACCTTTGGGGCTAGGGTTGCTCAAAAATTCAGAAAGCACTGCTCTTTTTGTGATTGCAATTACCAGCATCTGGCCAACCTTAATTAATACTAAGTTTGGGGTCAGCCATGTAGATACATCATACCTTGATGTCACTCGCACGCTGGGAGCGTCCCGCTGGCGTACGCTAACAAAAGTTATCTTGCCTGCAGCAGCTCCCTATATTGTCTCAGGTTTACGAATTAGCATCGGTATTGCCTGGTTAGTGATTGTTGCGGCAGAAATTCTAGTGGGTGGTTCTGGGATTGGTTATTTCGTCTGGAATGAATGGAATAATCTCAAGATCAC encodes:
- a CDS encoding CmpA/NrtA family ABC transporter substrate-binding protein translates to MTVSTRASESIDARCYCGGNHLPQDHWEFLESMPNNPADWVSDLVKMGVYTSDSLDLAKTLTQVDMREALLLKNISGGNPAREQFCRDLIKEAGGLDQAMAAAFGVNAVEFFGNTIRNGDFSRREFLKRVAVAGALVAMASCSQDASQSGGADPAAEAEAPSNLEKTDLQIGFIPITCATPIVMSEPLGFYEKYGLNVSVVKMPNWAAVRDSAIAGELDAYHMLSPMPIAMTLGLGSATFPVKLASIENINGQAITVAIKHRDTVRGPADFKGFRIGVPFPFSMHNLLLRYYLATGGLNPDTDVQIFPVPPPDSVAKMTADELDAMLMPDPFNQRAVFEGVGYIHMLTKDLWDGHPCCAFAASQPWIDENPNTFRAVNKAIIDAAGYADDPANRKDIAAALIDRQYLNQPLPVVEAVLTGEFEDGLGNTLNVPDRIGFDPYPWKSFAKWISSQMVRWDLMSADGIDYDQIAQDIFLTDLAAELQTELGQTPPSEAERSESLMFDSFDPSDPASYVATQIEEFGQ
- a CDS encoding response regulator, yielding MKKILVIEDEVQTRDIFSRCLHFEGFFVLTAASGSAGVDLAQQHLPDLIVCDIMMPDMDGYQVLSTLHQTPETAAIPFIFLTAKVTMADLRQGMELGADDYLTKPCTVEQLLAAIATRLERQDRLKRWYAAEAQPHDHDPATSANSIFPEHPTLNPVFRFIEAHYNQPIRLTDVAQAVGYSPAYLTNLVQTQTGRTVKRWIIERRMTQARYLLATTNQTVNSIAEQVGYADASYFVRQFRQVHHTSPQTWRKTDQAQAAVS
- the ntrB gene encoding nitrate ABC transporter permease; its protein translation is MNNPALPAVRSKKAIALSINQQAFLLFLLILGVLLLFWEVGAKMGLFSQLMPSASETIKETWWWLSKPFFDYGPNDKGIGWLLLTSLRRVLVGFAIGSAIAIPLGILIGLSEVFARAVDPFVQILKPVSPLAWLPLGLGLLKNSESTALFVIAITSIWPTLINTKFGVSHVDTSYLDVTRTLGASRWRTLTKVILPAAAPYIVSGLRISIGIAWLVIVAAEILVGGSGIGYFVWNEWNNLKITSIITAILVIGGVGLVLDRLFSFLQTWVAFGQRV